A part of Candidatus Dormiibacterota bacterium genomic DNA contains:
- a CDS encoding dihydrofolate reductase family protein, whose product MRPLRYSINVTLDGCCDHRAMFADEDLHRHAVENLDQADALLFGRVTYEMMEAAWRPPARTGARPDWMEPFAQTINAAKKYVVSSTLEQVDWNAELVRGDLGKAVQQLKRESGKGLFVGGVKLPLALAELGLIDEYEFVVHPRLAGHGPTLFAGLSKYVDLKLVSRLEFGSGAVAMRYEPRR is encoded by the coding sequence GTGCGACCGCTTCGGTATTCCATCAACGTCACATTGGACGGGTGCTGCGATCATCGTGCAATGTTCGCGGACGAAGACTTGCATCGTCACGCGGTCGAGAACCTCGACCAGGCCGATGCCCTCCTCTTTGGCCGCGTGACTTACGAAATGATGGAGGCAGCGTGGCGGCCGCCGGCGCGGACGGGAGCGAGACCTGATTGGATGGAACCCTTCGCCCAGACGATCAACGCGGCAAAGAAGTACGTCGTGTCGAGCACCCTGGAGCAGGTCGATTGGAACGCGGAGCTCGTGCGCGGGGATCTGGGGAAGGCCGTTCAGCAGCTCAAGCGGGAGTCGGGCAAGGGACTCTTCGTGGGAGGTGTGAAGCTCCCACTGGCGTTGGCGGAGCTGGGATTGATCGATGAGTACGAGTTCGTGGTGCATCCCAGGCTCGCGGGCCACGGGCCGACGTTGTTCGCGGGGCTATCGAAGTATGTCGACCTGAAGCTCGTGAGCCGGCTGGAGTTCGGCTCTGGGGCGGTGGCGATGCGGTACGAGCCGAGAAGGTAG